GTTTTTCTTTTCGTTCCATTTTTTCTAGATTTTGTTTTGAAAATGTCTCTTTCTTGCACAATAGCAAACTTTTTCTACTTTCTCCAAAGAAAAAATCATGGTACACTGAACTTTATGACAAAGAGACACACCATTTTAACCGGAGACCGTCCTACCGGTCCGCTTCACTTAGGACACTTTGTAGGGTCATTGCGAGCCCGCGTCGAGCTTCAAGAGAGCTGCGATCAGTACGTAATGATTGCTGACCTCCAAGCTTTGACTGATCATGCCAAAAATCCAGAAAAAGTGCGGGAAAGTGTTCTTCAAGTCGTTTTAGATTATCTTGCAGTGGGAATTGATCCTGTAAAGACCACGATTTTTATTCAGTCTCTTATCCCAGCCCTTTCTGAACTCACAATTTACTACCTCAACTTGGTCACATGGAATCGCCTCAAACATAACCCGACTGTAAAACAAGAAATTGTTCAAAAGGGGTTTGGAGAAAGCGTTCCTGCTGGATTTATGACTTATCCCATTTCGCAGGCTGCCGATATCACAGCTTTTAAAGCGGATCTGGTTCCGGTTGGAGAAGATCAAAAGCCGATGATTGAACAGACCAATGAAATTGTCCGCGCCTTTAACCGTACTTATAACACTGATGTTTTAGTTGAAGCAAAAGCACAAATCCCCAAAATTGCTCGATTGCCAGGAACTGATGGACAATCAAAAATGGGAAAATCACTCAATAATGCGATCTCTCTCTCGGATACCCCCGACCAGGTTTCCAAGAAAGTCAAAAAGATGTACACCGATCCGAATCATCTTCAAATCGAAGACCCAGGAAAAGTTGAAGGAAATCCCGTATTTAGCTATCTCGATGCTTTCGGTACGGATCGTGATAAAATTCATGAATTAAAAGCTCACTATAAAAGAGGCGGACTTGGAGATGGAACCGTCAAAAAGTATCTCCTAGAAGTTCTTTTAGAGTTTCTTGAGCCTATTCATAAAAGGCGGGCCCAATTTGGAGAGGATACGGACGCAGTCATGGATATTCTTAGGAAAGGAACTGACAGGGCTAATAAAACAGCATCTCAGACCCTTAGGGAAGTGCGTGCTGCGATCGGAATCAACTATTTTGAACCTGCCTCTCTCCCCTCATAGACTCCAAAAATTCATAAAGACTGGAGATATTTGGATAGCAGCCTGATCTCACTGAAACGGAAACAGCCTTGAGTAAACCTTTTCCCATATAGAAAATTTTTGCACCAGAAACATCTGAAGTATTACCTAAGAGACGGAGCTGATAAGAATCGTGCGGCCTGCGATAAAGGAAGTTTCTTCGACTGAAAACTCAAAAGAGTCTATGCGGACAGAATCACCAAGATCAGGGCGACGCCCGAGGGAAAGCTCCATAAGATCTTCAAGGGTTTCTCCATCTTCCTTAATCGGAAGGTTGATGTGAAGCCATTTGTTAATATCAGCAATGGCGGTGTCTCCAGGAAACGATCGATCAACAAGGACTTTTCGTTGCTCAGGAATATACTCTCCAAATGAAATCCAATCATCACGGTGCCCAAAAATTTCATCCACGACAGCATCAAGGGTGAGACTTCCTATGGCCTCTCCTTTTTCATTCAAAACAATAGCTAAACTCTGGTTGTTTTGT
The window above is part of the Candidatus Neptunochlamydia sp. REUL1 genome. Proteins encoded here:
- the trpS gene encoding tryptophan--tRNA ligase, with amino-acid sequence MTKRHTILTGDRPTGPLHLGHFVGSLRARVELQESCDQYVMIADLQALTDHAKNPEKVRESVLQVVLDYLAVGIDPVKTTIFIQSLIPALSELTIYYLNLVTWNRLKHNPTVKQEIVQKGFGESVPAGFMTYPISQAADITAFKADLVPVGEDQKPMIEQTNEIVRAFNRTYNTDVLVEAKAQIPKIARLPGTDGQSKMGKSLNNAISLSDTPDQVSKKVKKMYTDPNHLQIEDPGKVEGNPVFSYLDAFGTDRDKIHELKAHYKRGGLGDGTVKKYLLEVLLEFLEPIHKRRAQFGEDTDAVMDILRKGTDRANKTASQTLREVRAAIGINYFEPASLPS